A part of Mesotoga infera genomic DNA contains:
- a CDS encoding glycosyltransferase, whose amino-acid sequence MPGLNQKSYDIVIGIPSFNNSNTIKYVVETAAKGLSKFFPSLRGCIINSDGGSTDNTEEVFYSASSDGIDLLSFRYRGISGKGSAMRSIMEKALTLDAQAVVFLDSDLRSVEPFWIDRLARPIFEKNAAYVTPYYIRHKYDGTITNSICYPLTTALYGKKVRQPIGGDFGVGREMLDYYISVSEETWKSDVSRFGIDIWMTTSAINEARGRIYQAALGTKIHDVKDPGKQLGN is encoded by the coding sequence CAAATACGTAGTCGAGACGGCAGCAAAAGGTCTCAGTAAGTTTTTCCCATCGTTGAGAGGCTGTATCATCAATTCAGACGGAGGATCGACGGACAATACTGAAGAGGTTTTCTATTCAGCTTCCAGTGATGGAATAGATCTGCTTTCTTTCAGATACCGGGGGATCTCCGGAAAGGGAAGCGCAATGAGATCGATAATGGAGAAAGCCCTCACTCTCGATGCTCAGGCAGTGGTATTTCTCGACTCGGATTTAAGAAGTGTAGAACCTTTTTGGATAGATAGACTTGCGCGTCCGATCTTTGAAAAGAACGCAGCGTACGTTACCCCTTACTATATTCGACACAAGTATGACGGAACGATAACCAACAGCATATGCTACCCTCTAACAACGGCCCTTTATGGAAAGAAGGTAAGACAACCTATTGGAGGAGATTTCGGTGTAGGCAGAGAGATGCTTGACTATTACATTTCCGTATCTGAGGAGACATGGAAGTCCGACGTTTCCAGATTTGGAATTGATATCTGGATGACCACTTCTGCCATTAATGAGGCAAGAGGAAGAATATACCAGGCTGCTTTAGGTACGAAAATTCATGACGTGAAGGATCCAGGCAAGCAGCTTGGAAATAT